One Pieris napi chromosome 24, ilPieNapi1.2, whole genome shotgun sequence DNA window includes the following coding sequences:
- the LOC125061760 gene encoding serine/threonine-protein kinase Nek2-like, with translation MADKLSDYQVLDVFCGGTFYKVKHKVTNNIFAWKAYNCSAYSSEQIQNVVGEVKSIGKLLSGSLLRYYDTILHGPTKTLYFVLEYNPWQTLQELIDVSKEEGKYFSEDFIWHTLLEVVRACKELKNLEFVTLQKCIIPASIFVSPNCELRINSFDLDPPKFIPQDVMQQVGYLIKSLCCGSEKIPREQEFMVQYSDDLKDVINFIIEDRNTILRPDVVLYHPTVLTNTDSLKIPKHISEILLKFNYTSSEVNKCDSEKAVDMCKKIKPLPRTHLLDDSPIYCNIVSRRQKQNNTPHTNLNSECLSPTVAALALELPGYVPRSRKPYSEPATFIDDAQKVSQETLSHQWMSRLVALRQREESLNLRERDLLAKEIKNSPNTKLVCISKTPVKDSNGITLPPEINHIDEKKQWMSRRPRRRSGSVRSRGRRKSYAYEDLDSSLSADNGDSSMIITAAKITKENMPRNLFPDLSTKKVHFTPNNPFVDSDESVTLTFYELDNIDKEGYQVPRQDINKFKYLNVDTSEKRGSDWCHSSPNKQAKISDIFSDVTNKSNLRKTPSKTSITSKSSNISRCSIISSKSQWSTEVGESTFERTRSIRQPESLPTPAVKKTKRKSLLPFKTPFKFMSSSTKI, from the coding sequence atggcCGATAAGCTTAGTGATTATCAAGTTCTTGACGTGTTTTGCGGTGGTACGTTCTACAAAGTGAAGCACAAGGTCACTAACAACATATTTGCTTGGAAAGCATACAATTGCTCTGCATATTCCAGTGAACAAATACAAAACGTAGTTGGTGAAGTGAAATCCATTGGTAAATTGTTATCAGGCAGCTTACTACGTTACTACGACACAATTCTCCACGGCCCAACAAAGACATTGTACTTTGTTCTCGAATACAACCCTTGGCAGACGTTACAAGAATTAATCGATGTCTCAAAGGAGGAAGGGAAGTATTTTTCAGAAGATTTTATATGGCATACGTTATTGGAAGTTGTAAGGGCTTGCAAAGAACTGAAAAATTTAGAATTTGTGACGTTACAAAAATGCATAATACCAGCATCGATTTTCGTGAGCCCTAACTGCGAACTGCGTATAAATAGCTTTGATTTAGATCCACCAAAATTCATCCCTCAAGATGTTATGCAGCAAGTTGGGTATTTAATCAAGTCTCTGTGCTGTGGATCCGAAAAAATACCACGCGAACAAGAATTCATGGTACAATACAGTGACGACCTTAAGGATGTCATTAACTTCATAATCGAGGACAGAAATACTATATTACGTCCAGATGTAGTCCTGTATCACCCTACAGTCCTCACAAACACagattctttaaaaattcCAAAACATATATCTGAGATTCTTTTAAAGTTCAACTATACAAGTTCTGAAGTCAATAAATGTGATTCAGAGAAAGCTGTGGATATGTGTAAGAAAATTAAACCTCTGCCAAGAACTCATCTGTTAGATGACAGCCCCATTTACTGCAACATAGTATCTCGGAGGCAGAAGCAAAATAATACACCACACACTAACTTGAATAGCGAATGTCTATCTCCAACAGTAGCTGCATTAGCTTTAGAGCTGCCTGGCTATGTTCCTAGAAGCAGAAAACCTTACAGTGAACCTGCTACCTTCATTGATGATGCCCAAAAAGTTTCTCAAGAAACCCTTAGCCATCAGTGGATGTCTCGCTTAGTAGCGTTGAGGCAGAGAGAAGAATCATTAAATCTAAGGGAGAGAGATCTACTAGCTAAGGAAATCAAGAACAGCCCCAATACTAAACTAGTATGTATTAGTAAGACCCCTGTGAAAGACAGTAATGGCATTACTTTGCCCCCTGAAATCAATCACATTGATGAGAAAAAACAATGGATGTCACGACGTCCTCGTCGGCGTAGTGGCTCTGTACGTTCTCGTGGACGAAGGAAAAGTTATGCCTATGAAGACCTAGACAGCTCACTATCAGCGGACAATGGAGACAGCAGCATGATTATCACAGCAGCCAAGATAACTAAGGAAAACATGCCTCGAAACCTATTCCCTGATTTATCTACAAAGAAAGTTCACTTCACACCAAACAATCCATTTGTTGACAGTGATGAGAGTGTTACATTAACTTTTTATGAACTAGATAATATAGATAAGGAAGGATATCAAGTGCCGAGGCAGGACATCAATAAGTTTAAGTATCTAAATGTAGATACATCTGAGAAAAGAGGTAGCGATTGGTGCCACTCATCTCCCAATAAACAAGCAAAAATAAGTGATATTTTCTCTGATGTAACAAATAAGAGTAATCTAAGGAAGACTCCATCCAAAACTAGTATAACATCTAAGTCTTCCAATATATCAAGATGCTCAATCATATCAAGCAAAAGCCAATGGAGTACAGAGGTTGGAGAAAGCACTTTTGAAAGGACAAGGTCCATCCGTCAACCAGAATCCCTTCCAACCCCAGCagtcaaaaaaactaaacgtaAGTCTCTTTTACCATTTAAAACtccatttaaatttatgtcgTCATCAACGAAAATTTAG